Proteins from a genomic interval of Chryseobacterium indologenes:
- a CDS encoding efflux RND transporter permease subunit has product MLKKIIDRPVLATVISLIIVILGIIGLNQLAVTRFPDISPPTITVSGSYPGGNSETVIRSVVTPLEEQINGVEDMSYMKSTASNDGTFTISVIFKQGVNADQAAVNVQNRVQQATPILPQEVIRMGLTTSKQQNSMVLIFNIYTEDNKQYDETFLQNYANINLIPQVKRVKGVGQAQIFGIKDYSMRIWLNPQKMSSYGLVPADVSNAIADHSLESAPGKLGEESNAALEYVIRYKGKKNTPEQYENMIVKNDGTKVIRLKDVARVEFGSINNTGDNLSNGKNAVTVAIMQTTGSNANEIEIGVNKAIDQLSKSFPPGIKYTKVMSTKERLDEATGQVKSTLIEAFILVFIVVFIFLQDFRSTIIPAIAVPVAIIGTFFFLLVLGFTINVLTLFALVLAIGIVVDDAIVVVEAVHSNMEGTDLSGRDATHKAMGEITGAVISITLVMSAVFIPIGFMSGSAGLFYKQFAYTLAIAIIISAVNALTLTPALCAVFLKNHHAEEGGKPKGFGQRFAVAFNAGFNNMTNRYAKGVKFLIGRKWIAAGLIAGIIGLSAWLMTSTPKSFVPMEDDGFFIYSLSMPPGTGLTKTTEVSNKINTILKGVDAVQENTSITGFNLLSNSAGPAYAMGFVKLKPKKERGAVQDIDEIMNIVNGKLAEIKEGSVISFRMPPVEGYGVTSGSEIVLQDRMSRDPQSLKAKADDLIGQLMQVPEVAYAYTMFRADYPQLELEVNEDKAKQLGVSISQLLGTVQTYFSGDQSQNFSRFGKFYRVNIKADGVFRMDEQAFNDIFVKNDKGEMVPVNTLVTLKKVYGPESVQRYNLYNSLNINVVPKPGVSNGALMDKMEQTLSKLPSDYSYEWTGLSLEEKSAGNQTVVILGLCLLFVYLLLSAQYESYILPLAVMLSIPTGVLGAFLGIKAIGFDNNIYVQVGLIMLIGLLAKNAILIVEFAVQRRKAGLSILDSALEGAKARLRPIIMTSLAFIVGMIPLMISTGGMASGNKSISVSAAIGMLSGVILGVFVIPVLYMFFQYLDEKFSSKKKYPVTQNQLTNENI; this is encoded by the coding sequence ATGTTAAAAAAGATAATTGACCGTCCTGTACTGGCGACGGTGATATCCCTTATCATTGTTATTTTAGGGATCATAGGACTCAACCAGCTTGCTGTGACGAGGTTCCCGGATATTTCACCACCTACAATTACCGTCTCAGGATCTTATCCGGGAGGAAATAGTGAAACGGTGATCCGTTCGGTAGTAACTCCGCTGGAAGAACAGATTAACGGAGTGGAGGACATGAGCTACATGAAGTCCACAGCGAGTAACGACGGAACATTTACCATTTCTGTTATATTCAAACAGGGGGTAAATGCCGATCAGGCTGCAGTAAACGTACAGAACAGAGTACAGCAGGCGACTCCCATACTTCCCCAGGAAGTAATAAGAATGGGACTGACAACCTCCAAACAGCAAAACAGTATGGTATTGATCTTCAATATCTATACGGAAGATAATAAGCAATATGACGAAACATTCCTTCAGAACTATGCCAATATCAACCTTATTCCTCAAGTTAAAAGGGTAAAAGGGGTAGGGCAGGCCCAGATTTTCGGGATCAAAGATTATTCCATGAGAATCTGGCTGAATCCCCAGAAAATGTCTTCATACGGATTGGTTCCAGCTGATGTTTCCAATGCAATTGCAGATCACAGCTTGGAATCTGCCCCGGGGAAACTGGGAGAAGAATCCAATGCGGCGCTGGAATATGTAATCCGATACAAAGGAAAAAAGAATACTCCGGAACAGTATGAAAATATGATCGTCAAAAATGACGGGACCAAAGTGATCAGGCTTAAAGATGTAGCCCGTGTAGAATTCGGATCTATCAACAATACCGGTGACAACCTTTCCAATGGGAAGAACGCCGTTACTGTAGCAATTATGCAGACTACAGGATCAAATGCGAATGAAATTGAAATAGGAGTAAACAAAGCCATCGATCAGTTGTCAAAATCATTCCCTCCAGGTATCAAATATACCAAGGTAATGAGTACCAAAGAAAGACTGGACGAAGCGACAGGTCAGGTAAAATCAACGCTGATTGAGGCATTTATCCTGGTATTTATTGTGGTATTCATATTCTTACAGGATTTCAGGTCGACGATTATTCCTGCCATTGCAGTTCCCGTAGCAATTATCGGTACCTTCTTCTTCCTTCTGGTATTAGGATTTACCATCAACGTGCTGACGCTTTTCGCCCTTGTACTGGCGATCGGTATTGTCGTCGATGATGCCATTGTAGTAGTGGAAGCAGTTCACAGTAATATGGAAGGTACAGACCTTTCGGGAAGAGACGCCACCCATAAAGCGATGGGAGAAATTACAGGGGCTGTTATCTCTATTACCCTTGTAATGTCTGCGGTATTTATTCCTATCGGGTTTATGTCTGGATCTGCAGGATTATTCTATAAGCAGTTTGCCTATACATTAGCCATTGCAATTATCATTTCAGCAGTTAATGCATTAACACTGACGCCGGCTTTATGTGCGGTATTTTTGAAAAACCACCATGCAGAAGAAGGAGGCAAGCCAAAAGGTTTCGGACAGAGATTCGCAGTAGCATTTAACGCAGGGTTTAATAATATGACAAACCGTTATGCAAAAGGAGTGAAGTTCCTGATCGGTCGTAAGTGGATTGCAGCCGGATTAATAGCCGGAATCATCGGATTATCCGCCTGGTTAATGACAAGTACCCCAAAGAGTTTTGTCCCTATGGAAGATGACGGATTCTTTATTTACTCATTAAGCATGCCGCCGGGAACAGGATTGACAAAAACCACAGAGGTTTCGAATAAAATCAATACAATTTTAAAAGGAGTAGATGCCGTTCAGGAAAATACATCCATTACAGGATTTAACCTGTTAAGTAACAGTGCCGGACCAGCATATGCAATGGGATTTGTGAAGCTGAAACCTAAAAAAGAAAGAGGAGCCGTTCAGGATATCGATGAGATCATGAATATTGTGAATGGAAAACTGGCTGAAATTAAAGAAGGAAGTGTGATAAGCTTCAGAATGCCTCCGGTAGAAGGATATGGGGTTACCAGTGGCTCAGAGATCGTGTTACAGGACCGTATGAGTAGAGATCCGCAGTCCCTTAAAGCAAAAGCCGATGACCTGATCGGACAACTGATGCAGGTTCCTGAAGTGGCGTATGCATATACCATGTTCAGGGCAGATTATCCTCAGCTTGAACTTGAAGTAAATGAAGATAAGGCGAAGCAGCTGGGAGTAAGTATTTCTCAACTTTTAGGAACAGTGCAGACGTATTTCTCCGGAGACCAGTCTCAGAACTTCTCCAGATTCGGAAAATTCTACAGAGTAAATATCAAGGCAGACGGAGTTTTCAGAATGGATGAGCAGGCCTTCAACGATATTTTTGTGAAGAATGATAAAGGGGAAATGGTTCCGGTGAATACACTGGTCACATTGAAAAAAGTTTACGGTCCTGAATCTGTCCAGCGATATAATTTGTATAACTCTTTAAATATCAATGTAGTGCCGAAACCGGGAGTAAGTAACGGAGCCCTGATGGATAAAATGGAGCAGACGCTTAGTAAACTGCCTTCCGATTACAGCTATGAATGGACAGGTTTAAGTTTGGAAGAAAAATCAGCAGGAAATCAAACCGTTGTCATCCTTGGGTTGTGTTTGCTTTTCGTATACCTGCTTCTGTCAGCACAATATGAAAGTTATATTCTTCCTTTAGCAGTAATGCTTTCAATTCCTACCGGAGTGTTAGGAGCATTCTTAGGAATCAAGGCGATTGGGTTTGATAACAACATTTATGTACAGGTAGGATTGATTATGTTGATCGGATTGCTGGCGAAAAATGCCATTCTTATTGTAGAATTTGCCGTACAGCGTAGAAAAGCAGGTCTTTCGATTCTTGATTCTGCACTGGAAGGGGCAAAAGCAAGGTTACGTCCTATTATCATGACCTCACTGGCATTCATTGTAGGAATGATTCCTTTGATGATCTCAACAGGAGGGATGGCCTCAGGAAACAAGTCCATCAGTGTAAGTGCTGCGATCGGGATGTTGAGTGGAGTAATTCTGGGAGTATTTGTAATCCCTGTATTATACATGTTCTTCCAATATCTGGATGAGAAATTTTCATCCAAAAAGAAGTATCCTGTAACCCAAAATCAATTGACAAATGAGAATATTTAA
- a CDS encoding TolC family protein, giving the protein MRIFNIKNFLISGAMASLLVSCAVGKKYTRTDLQVPETYKESVQVTGDTVVLPWKTFFKDPKLVGLIDKALTRNNEVNVALKNIEQLDLIYKQAKLSLMPTLDFSAGANRSWASKNSLNGSLNEQFLGTKYIDDFNATLRLSWEVDIWGKAKMQKESAAAEYFAQKENLNAIKSRIVVQVAQAYYNLISLDEQMKIAEQNIELSDNTLKMMNLQFTAGQINSLAVQQSEAQKKTAELLIPLAKQNISIQENALSILCGEYPSKIEREGHLKNMIPGNTLSEGLPAQLLSRRPDLKVAEFNVISLNAKTGLAKAAMYPSISLSPQIGVNSNKFNSWFDIPGSITKAIAANLAAPIFQKKQLKTAYETALIEQEKAAINFKQAVMTAVAEVSDAMAKSKGSSERLQLLDQRTAILDKGINDALKLYKSGMATYLEVITAQNNKLQNDLESINVTLERLNAEVDLYRALGGGVQ; this is encoded by the coding sequence ATGAGAATATTTAATATAAAGAATTTCCTTATTTCAGGCGCAATGGCATCATTACTGGTGTCTTGTGCCGTAGGAAAAAAATATACAAGAACAGATCTTCAGGTTCCGGAAACATATAAAGAATCTGTGCAGGTAACAGGAGATACCGTAGTCCTTCCATGGAAAACCTTCTTCAAAGATCCTAAACTGGTAGGATTAATTGATAAAGCGTTAACCAGAAATAACGAAGTGAACGTGGCCCTGAAGAATATAGAACAGCTGGATCTGATCTATAAACAAGCCAAGCTATCCCTGATGCCCACTTTAGATTTCAGCGCAGGAGCCAACAGAAGCTGGGCCTCTAAGAACAGTCTTAACGGATCCCTTAACGAACAGTTTTTAGGAACGAAATATATAGACGATTTTAATGCAACTCTGAGACTGTCATGGGAAGTTGATATTTGGGGAAAAGCCAAAATGCAGAAAGAATCAGCTGCTGCAGAATATTTCGCCCAGAAAGAAAATTTAAATGCAATCAAAAGCCGTATTGTCGTTCAGGTAGCCCAGGCTTACTACAACCTGATCAGCCTTGATGAACAGATGAAAATAGCTGAACAAAATATTGAGCTGAGTGATAATACACTTAAAATGATGAACCTTCAGTTTACTGCAGGACAGATCAACTCACTGGCAGTTCAGCAATCGGAGGCTCAGAAAAAAACAGCAGAGCTATTGATTCCTTTGGCAAAGCAGAATATTTCTATCCAGGAAAATGCATTGAGCATTCTGTGTGGAGAATATCCTTCTAAAATTGAAAGAGAAGGGCATCTGAAAAATATGATTCCCGGAAACACTTTATCAGAAGGTCTGCCCGCACAGCTGTTGAGCCGAAGACCGGATCTTAAGGTAGCAGAATTCAATGTGATCAGCCTGAATGCAAAAACGGGACTGGCAAAAGCTGCCATGTACCCAAGCATCAGCCTGAGTCCGCAGATTGGAGTTAACTCTAATAAGTTTAACAGTTGGTTTGATATCCCGGGTTCAATTACCAAGGCAATTGCCGCCAATCTTGCCGCTCCGATTTTTCAGAAAAAACAATTGAAAACAGCGTATGAAACGGCATTAATAGAGCAGGAAAAAGCGGCAATAAATTTTAAACAGGCAGTGATGACAGCGGTAGCAGAAGTGTCTGATGCCATGGCAAAATCTAAAGGTTCTTCCGAAAGACTGCAGCTTTTAGACCAGAGAACAGCCATTTTGGATAAAGGCATCAATGATGCATTAAAACTTTATAAAAGCGGGATGGCCACTTATTTAGAGGTAATTACAGCTCAGAATAATAAACTGCAGAACGATCTTGAATCAATCAACGTTACCCTTGAAAGATTAAATGCAGAGGTTGACTTGTACAGAGCACTAGGCGGCGGTGTACAATAA
- a CDS encoding cupin domain-containing protein, which yields MKNTIQIIHHDKGETLGIAGGNYRIIVSGDQNNDAYAVIEMLVPPGGGPLPHSHPDIQEMFFLAEGELEFTTETGKSIVKKGEFVNIPFNGGIHCFKNISDQFARMLCTVVPAGLEQVFREVGMPVKPGEFLPATPPTPERIAFLKTIDNKYGLATYPPDYLD from the coding sequence ATGAAAAATACTATTCAAATTATTCATCATGATAAGGGCGAAACACTAGGTATTGCCGGAGGTAATTACCGCATCATTGTTTCCGGAGATCAGAATAATGATGCATACGCAGTTATTGAGATGCTTGTTCCTCCGGGCGGGGGCCCGCTTCCACATTCCCATCCTGATATTCAGGAAATGTTCTTTTTGGCGGAAGGAGAACTGGAATTTACAACCGAGACCGGAAAATCAATTGTTAAAAAGGGAGAATTTGTTAATATTCCCTTCAATGGAGGAATCCACTGTTTTAAAAATATTTCAGATCAATTTGCCCGTATGCTTTGTACTGTTGTTCCCGCAGGTTTGGAACAGGTATTCAGAGAAGTGGGTATGCCTGTAAAGCCTGGTGAATTTTTACCAGCTACACCGCCCACTCCTGAAAGAATTGCTTTTCTAAAAACTATTGATAACAAATATGGTTTGGCGACCTACCCACCGGATTATTTGGATTAG
- a CDS encoding sigma-70 family RNA polymerase sigma factor: MEETKEQILVQHLLQKKEAAWKELFGAYSGNLAYVCSRYVAEKEDAHDILQNSFIKMFRSIESFEYRGAGSLKAWMTRITVNEALKHIKQKGSFSSHIEINDLPDIPNEEEPDFEEIPRENIMEMIRKLPEGYRTVFNLFVFEKKSHKEIAVLLGIAENSSASQFHRAKGLLIQKIKDFKTSKKAQYE, translated from the coding sequence ATGGAAGAAACGAAGGAACAGATTTTAGTGCAACATCTTTTGCAAAAGAAGGAAGCTGCCTGGAAAGAGCTTTTCGGAGCCTATTCCGGAAATCTGGCCTATGTTTGTTCCCGTTACGTAGCTGAGAAAGAGGATGCCCATGATATCCTTCAGAATAGTTTTATTAAAATGTTCCGCTCCATTGAATCATTTGAGTACAGGGGAGCCGGATCTTTAAAAGCGTGGATGACACGGATTACGGTCAATGAAGCTTTGAAACACATCAAGCAGAAAGGAAGCTTCAGTTCCCATATAGAGATCAATGACCTTCCTGATATTCCCAATGAAGAAGAACCTGATTTTGAGGAGATTCCACGCGAAAATATCATGGAAATGATCAGGAAACTTCCGGAAGGATACCGGACTGTTTTTAACCTGTTTGTATTTGAGAAAAAGAGCCATAAAGAAATTGCTGTGCTTTTGGGAATTGCCGAAAATTCTTCCGCATCGCAGTTTCACCGTGCAAAAGGCCTGCTTATTCAGAAAATAAAAGATTTTAAAACGTCAAAAAAAGCACAATATGAGTAA
- a CDS encoding PorT family protein: MSNEWLNNLRSRMNDHEEDVPDGLWDEISDELFSGKEEKDEIAGFAPEANAVEPKGDVRTNGAGRSLFYRIGGVAAAIALLFLMLKIGGSDHETKEKFSQKKSDLKKQSGQDLTSGKIENNTISEGYTQQETGISLAQNVLNAIVPEKMIKSRNFVNSGAEKSDLIPHLPEMAKTANTQETEQKEAQIAVNVPKLNEKIVEPTREQKTDEVVFKEERPVEKYADLSKNKTVKSHKDKSWMLSMLTGNASTGAAEQQFPGYASISGKPMNIEQVWSASVYDDNPLTAILLANQSQPVEARIRHKVPVTFGLSLYYNLGKKWGIGTGLNYTKLSSELHSGTDNNYIKGDQSVHYLGVPIQVNYNVIRKGRFTGYVTGGALVEKPIAGNITTTYVVDDEVKETSKENLSHKPFQFSVNTAVGLQLKIIDKLGVYAEPGIGYHFKDETAPNTIYKEKPLQFNMKFGLRLLLD, from the coding sequence ATGAGTAATGAATGGTTAAATAACCTGCGAAGCAGAATGAACGACCATGAAGAGGATGTTCCTGACGGGTTGTGGGATGAAATCAGCGATGAATTATTCTCCGGAAAAGAAGAGAAGGATGAAATCGCCGGATTCGCTCCTGAGGCTAATGCTGTTGAGCCAAAAGGAGACGTTAGGACGAATGGTGCGGGAAGGTCTTTATTCTATCGCATCGGAGGTGTTGCTGCAGCGATTGCGTTGCTTTTTTTGATGTTAAAAATCGGTGGGTCAGATCATGAGACTAAGGAGAAGTTTTCGCAGAAAAAGTCAGATTTAAAAAAACAGTCAGGACAAGATCTTACCTCAGGAAAAATAGAAAACAACACCATTTCAGAAGGATACACCCAACAGGAAACGGGAATTTCATTAGCTCAGAATGTGTTAAATGCCATCGTTCCTGAGAAAATGATAAAAAGCAGAAATTTCGTCAATTCCGGAGCAGAAAAGTCCGATTTGATACCTCATCTTCCTGAAATGGCGAAAACTGCCAATACTCAGGAAACAGAGCAAAAAGAAGCTCAGATTGCTGTGAACGTCCCTAAATTGAATGAGAAGATCGTTGAACCCACCCGGGAACAGAAAACAGATGAAGTTGTATTTAAAGAGGAAAGACCGGTTGAAAAATATGCTGACCTCTCCAAAAATAAAACGGTAAAATCTCATAAAGATAAGTCGTGGATGCTGAGTATGCTCACAGGCAATGCCTCAACCGGTGCTGCAGAACAACAGTTCCCGGGCTATGCTTCCATCAGCGGAAAACCTATGAATATTGAGCAGGTCTGGAGTGCATCAGTGTATGATGATAACCCTTTAACGGCCATATTACTGGCCAATCAGAGCCAGCCGGTAGAAGCGAGAATCAGGCATAAAGTACCGGTGACCTTCGGGTTGTCTCTCTACTATAACCTGGGAAAAAAATGGGGGATAGGCACAGGATTGAATTATACAAAACTATCTTCCGAACTTCACTCTGGAACTGATAACAATTATATAAAAGGAGATCAGTCGGTTCATTATCTGGGAGTTCCGATTCAGGTCAATTATAATGTAATCCGTAAGGGGAGATTTACAGGATATGTTACAGGAGGAGCACTGGTAGAAAAACCAATTGCAGGAAATATCACCACAACTTATGTGGTAGATGATGAGGTTAAAGAAACATCAAAGGAAAACTTAAGCCATAAACCCTTTCAGTTTTCCGTCAATACTGCTGTAGGACTTCAGCTGAAGATCATTGATAAACTGGGTGTCTACGCAGAGCCGGGAATAGGATATCATTTCAAAGATGAAACCGCCCCTAATACCATTTACAAGGAAAAACCCCTGCAGTTCAATATGAAATTCGGACTCAGGCTGTTGCTTGATTGA
- a CDS encoding T9SS type A sorting domain-containing protein gives MKTKLIFFVFLLFSILNMKAQCNPTITSPRLGVKSPGKILFCESEDEVLSTQTFGTYQWYKQEWTWQTPNNNPWVAIPGATSQQLTISGNDQLYYFKVVVSQGDCTAESPAIMADGFVYGLPAMMTTLTPGTYEDLGAGEINVCDGASVKFDDVFAAVYGVHTWYKCFPSNIPPVPGDPCIISGATGDSFSATESGQYGFYACTEYCPDQCKFLGTNSFVKLNFGEFSFCKNMGTGETKSQDNQLKIYPNPTAQFLYIGKESDKAYKEVSIIDMTGKLILQRKDHRYNQAIDVSHLLPGSYIIVSKSADGKNVYKNKFIKK, from the coding sequence ATGAAAACAAAATTAATTTTTTTTGTGTTTCTGCTATTCAGCATCCTGAATATGAAGGCACAATGTAACCCAACCATTACCAGCCCAAGGCTTGGGGTAAAATCTCCGGGGAAAATTTTATTCTGTGAATCGGAAGATGAAGTACTTTCTACCCAAACATTCGGTACCTACCAGTGGTATAAGCAGGAATGGACCTGGCAAACACCCAATAACAATCCTTGGGTTGCGATTCCGGGAGCGACTTCCCAACAATTAACGATCAGCGGAAACGATCAGCTGTATTACTTTAAAGTAGTAGTCTCACAAGGTGACTGTACTGCAGAAAGTCCTGCGATCATGGCTGACGGCTTTGTATATGGACTTCCTGCAATGATGACCACTCTTACTCCGGGAACCTATGAAGATCTTGGAGCGGGGGAAATCAATGTATGTGACGGAGCCTCGGTGAAATTCGATGACGTCTTTGCCGCTGTATATGGTGTGCATACCTGGTATAAATGTTTTCCGAGCAACATTCCACCAGTACCGGGAGATCCATGTATAATCAGCGGAGCGACAGGAGATTCTTTCTCAGCTACAGAATCCGGACAATATGGGTTTTATGCCTGTACAGAATATTGTCCTGACCAATGCAAATTCCTGGGAACCAATTCGTTTGTAAAATTAAACTTTGGTGAGTTTTCTTTTTGTAAAAATATGGGAACCGGTGAAACAAAATCTCAGGACAATCAGCTGAAAATATATCCTAATCCAACTGCACAATTCCTGTACATCGGAAAAGAATCCGATAAAGCATATAAAGAAGTTTCAATTATTGATATGACAGGAAAGCTTATTTTACAAAGAAAAGATCATCGATACAATCAGGCTATTGATGTAAGCCATCTGTTGCCGGGAAGCTATATTATTGTTTCTAAGAGCGCAGACGGAAAAAATGTGTACAAAAATAAATTCATAAAAAAATAA